Proteins from one Dysgonomonas sp. HDW5A genomic window:
- a CDS encoding TolC family protein, which produces MKYLAAILFILISLTAYSQEKKWTLMECMEYGIKHSPRRNKQEAQNSIYHQNYLEAIGQLLPSINANTSASFNFGRGLDSETNTYTNVNSFSNSYNLYSSLTLFDGLGNINRLKMQKMSKLMGKHQLEYTEDMIAFEVMEAFYNVLYNIERVKLAEQELAESTANLKQVQRMMELGVKGFPEVAEMTAQEAANTYNLTRQKNILTIGFILLKEKMNFPIDETFEIEDSDPLAIIAKSEESAYTIFEQAKTYLPQALVAETTVEAKQLAYKAAKGGLFPSIAVEGGYSTNFSRYMDGSDYSSFDYQFKNKMGRYIGFSLRIPIFNGFSRTAEMRRGKAQVVIAQTQQEETLRVLYSEIEQAVADMNGQVDEYYQAKKQTEAMEVAQRVNERKFSEGLISAIELHTSANRLLQARAEELNSRLKFQLKHELVLYYKGEPFVVR; this is translated from the coding sequence ATGAAATACTTAGCTGCTATACTCTTTATTCTGATAAGCCTGACAGCTTATTCTCAAGAAAAAAAATGGACTCTTATGGAGTGTATGGAATATGGAATAAAACACAGCCCCAGAAGAAATAAACAAGAAGCACAAAACAGCATTTATCATCAGAATTATCTGGAGGCCATCGGGCAGCTATTGCCATCCATAAATGCAAATACTTCAGCATCATTTAATTTTGGTCGTGGACTTGATTCTGAAACGAATACCTATACAAATGTAAACTCTTTCAGCAATAGTTATAATCTATATTCATCCTTAACCCTTTTTGATGGACTTGGAAATATAAACAGATTAAAAATGCAGAAAATGAGTAAGCTTATGGGGAAGCATCAACTCGAATATACCGAAGATATGATCGCTTTTGAAGTTATGGAAGCTTTTTATAATGTCTTATATAATATAGAAAGAGTTAAACTTGCCGAACAAGAGCTAGCCGAGAGTACCGCCAATTTAAAGCAAGTACAAAGAATGATGGAATTAGGTGTAAAAGGATTTCCCGAAGTGGCAGAGATGACTGCTCAGGAGGCAGCCAATACTTATAATCTGACACGGCAAAAAAATATCTTAACCATCGGATTTATATTACTTAAAGAAAAAATGAATTTCCCGATTGATGAAACTTTCGAAATAGAAGACTCGGATCCGCTGGCAATAATTGCAAAGTCGGAAGAATCAGCTTATACTATTTTTGAACAGGCTAAAACGTACTTGCCTCAGGCTCTAGTCGCCGAAACTACTGTAGAAGCTAAACAATTAGCCTATAAGGCTGCCAAAGGAGGATTGTTTCCATCGATAGCCGTGGAGGGCGGGTATTCTACCAATTTCTCCCGTTATATGGATGGCAGTGATTATTCGTCATTCGATTATCAATTCAAAAACAAGATGGGTCGATATATCGGTTTCTCTCTTCGGATACCTATTTTCAATGGCTTCTCTCGTACAGCTGAAATGAGACGGGGAAAAGCTCAGGTTGTGATAGCTCAAACCCAACAGGAGGAAACATTACGGGTATTATATAGCGAAATAGAGCAGGCTGTTGCCGATATGAATGGTCAGGTAGACGAATATTATCAGGCAAAAAAACAAACGGAGGCAATGGAGGTTGCTCAAAGAGTAAATGAACGGAAATTTTCAGAAGGACTCATCAGCGCAATAGAGCTCCACACAAGTGCTAACCGCTTGCTTCAGGCGAGAGCAGAAGAGCTAAATTCCAGACTTAAATTTCAACTAAAGCACGAATTAGTTCTTTATTATAAGGGAGAACCATTTGTTGTTAGATAA
- a CDS encoding alpha/beta fold hydrolase codes for MEINVNNITLNYLVKGNGNPLILLHGNGEDLQIFDKLVSKLEKQFTVYAIDSRNHGASTRTEDFTYETMAEDIHQFIEKLELKHVSVIGFSDGAIISLLLTLKYPQTFNRMVLLGVNLKPSDFKLDIYNSIAEEYEKTQDPLFKMMLEQPNIELDDLKEINTPTLVIGAEDDLYYEDSFQNIVNAMPNAVLKIIKGHDHGSYVVNNDVLYPYVAEFLQ; via the coding sequence ATGGAAATAAATGTCAATAATATTACGCTTAACTACCTTGTAAAAGGAAATGGAAATCCGCTCATTTTATTGCATGGCAATGGAGAAGATTTACAAATATTCGATAAACTGGTAAGTAAATTAGAAAAACAATTTACGGTATATGCTATTGATAGCCGTAACCACGGTGCCAGTACAAGAACCGAAGATTTTACTTATGAAACTATGGCCGAAGACATTCATCAATTTATCGAAAAACTAGAATTGAAACATGTGTCAGTAATAGGATTTAGTGACGGAGCAATTATAAGCTTATTACTTACTTTAAAATATCCTCAGACGTTCAACCGAATGGTGTTACTTGGAGTGAATCTAAAACCTAGCGATTTTAAATTGGATATATATAACTCGATTGCTGAAGAATACGAAAAGACGCAAGATCCATTATTTAAAATGATGCTGGAGCAACCGAATATCGAATTAGACGATTTAAAAGAAATCAATACCCCGACCCTGGTTATCGGAGCAGAAGATGACCTGTATTATGAAGATAGCTTTCAAAATATTGTCAACGCAATGCCTAATGCAGTATTAAAGATAATAAAAGGACATGATCATGGAAGTTATGTTGTGAATAATGACGTTCTATATCCATATGTGGCAGAATTTCTGCAATAA
- a CDS encoding helix-turn-helix domain-containing protein, whose amino-acid sequence MGNSSPNEIFTLAADIVLNTSQSVFLTGKAGTGKTTFLHYIREHANKNVIVAAPTGVASINAGGVTLHSLLQLPFEPFIPNLEGKKKLEFHFKLRKSKIEMLRELDLLIIDEVSMLRADMLDAIDYLLKRYRNNQQLFGGVQILFIGDMYQLPPVVQQHEWDQMKEYYPSPFFFHAQALQNNMPLYIELKTIYRQSDQIFIDILNRIRNSCTTSADLQILNKRYDPSFKLTEENRYIVLCTHNYKADKINNDELARLTAKAVSFSGKISGDFAENSLPTDFNLLLKVGAQVMFVKNDAGEKRRYYNGKLAVVSFLSEKKIIVRFENGHEMELEEETWRNVRYSLNEDSGDIQEEELGAFTQYPIRLAWAITIHKSQGLTFDRVVIDAGHAFAAGQVYVALSRCTSLDGIVLFSRIAADSIRTDEGAIAFSRKELKQDYLQQILEQEKPYYCAERLKKAFDWSPVVRSLRSFYELVSSKTIPNKEEVQKLVSQLYCKAEEQEKISQNFRKELHSILYTSNPDIYLIKDRVNKAVSYFHKDLQQNIILPIENHINSLKNASKVKAYLKGIREIDATLLSFLAKLEHIRYGNINLTENIIFDKVIIQKAEEVQVAEKKEKAQKGDSQRITLSLFNEGKSVKEIVAERNLSTTTIEGHLSGFILTGDLSVDKLISKDKQDYLIPRLKEIPFNTPLSSIKENLPKEYSYLDIKSIINHLRWLKSSSE is encoded by the coding sequence ATGGGAAATTCATCACCAAACGAAATATTTACTCTTGCAGCCGATATTGTGCTTAATACGTCGCAATCGGTTTTTCTGACAGGTAAAGCGGGTACAGGTAAGACAACATTCCTGCATTATATCCGTGAGCATGCAAATAAAAATGTAATAGTGGCTGCTCCAACAGGAGTAGCATCAATAAATGCAGGGGGAGTAACTCTACATTCTTTATTACAGCTTCCATTCGAGCCGTTTATTCCGAACCTTGAGGGTAAAAAGAAACTTGAATTTCATTTCAAATTGCGTAAGTCGAAGATTGAGATGTTACGCGAACTCGATCTGCTCATTATAGATGAAGTCAGTATGCTTAGAGCAGATATGCTCGATGCTATAGACTATTTATTGAAACGTTATCGCAATAATCAGCAATTATTTGGCGGTGTACAAATTCTCTTCATAGGAGATATGTATCAACTTCCACCGGTGGTACAACAGCATGAGTGGGATCAAATGAAAGAGTATTATCCGTCCCCATTCTTTTTTCATGCTCAGGCACTGCAAAATAATATGCCTTTGTATATAGAGTTAAAGACTATTTACAGGCAAAGCGATCAGATTTTTATCGATATCCTTAATCGTATTCGCAATAGCTGCACAACGTCTGCTGACCTACAAATACTGAATAAGCGTTATGATCCTTCTTTTAAGCTAACAGAGGAAAACAGATATATTGTTCTTTGTACTCATAACTATAAAGCTGATAAAATAAATAATGATGAGCTGGCTCGTCTGACTGCAAAAGCTGTATCTTTTTCGGGGAAGATAAGTGGCGATTTTGCGGAGAACTCTTTACCTACCGACTTTAATCTATTGCTAAAGGTTGGGGCACAGGTTATGTTTGTGAAAAACGATGCAGGAGAGAAACGTCGTTATTACAATGGAAAACTGGCAGTCGTTAGTTTTTTATCAGAAAAAAAGATAATCGTCCGGTTCGAAAACGGTCATGAAATGGAGCTGGAGGAAGAAACATGGCGCAATGTACGTTATTCGTTAAACGAAGACTCCGGAGATATTCAAGAAGAGGAGCTTGGAGCATTTACTCAATATCCGATCCGATTAGCTTGGGCTATTACCATACATAAGAGTCAGGGCTTAACTTTCGACCGTGTTGTAATCGATGCAGGACATGCTTTTGCTGCCGGTCAGGTGTACGTGGCACTCAGCCGCTGTACTTCTCTGGATGGGATAGTATTGTTTTCTCGTATTGCGGCAGACAGTATTCGCACGGATGAGGGAGCTATAGCTTTTAGCCGTAAAGAGTTGAAGCAAGACTACCTACAACAAATATTAGAGCAGGAAAAACCTTATTATTGTGCTGAACGATTAAAAAAGGCATTCGACTGGTCACCCGTAGTCCGTAGTTTGCGTTCGTTCTATGAATTAGTCTCAAGCAAGACCATTCCCAACAAAGAGGAGGTTCAAAAATTAGTTTCACAATTGTATTGTAAGGCTGAAGAACAAGAAAAGATATCCCAAAACTTCAGAAAGGAACTTCATTCCATATTATATACATCCAACCCTGATATCTATTTAATAAAAGATAGGGTAAATAAGGCTGTCTCTTATTTTCATAAAGATCTGCAACAAAACATTATTCTACCAATAGAGAATCACATTAACAGTTTAAAGAATGCTTCTAAGGTAAAAGCGTATTTGAAAGGGATACGTGAGATTGATGCTACTTTATTATCATTTCTGGCTAAGTTAGAGCATATACGCTATGGTAATATTAACCTCACTGAAAATATTATTTTTGACAAAGTAATCATTCAAAAAGCAGAAGAGGTACAAGTTGCTGAAAAGAAAGAGAAAGCTCAAAAAGGAGATAGTCAACGTATTACTCTTTCGTTATTTAATGAAGGAAAATCGGTAAAAGAGATTGTAGCTGAACGTAATTTATCCACTACTACAATTGAAGGGCATTTATCGGGTTTTATCCTTACTGGTGATTTGTCTGTTGATAAATTAATCTCTAAAGACAAGCAGGATTATCTCATCCCCCGATTAAAGGAGATACCATTTAATACTCCTTTATCGAGTATCAAAGAGAACTTACCAAAAGAATATAGCTATCTGGATATTAAATCAATAATCAATCATCTGAGATGGTTGAAAAGCTCTTCCGAATAA
- a CDS encoding GNAT family N-acetyltransferase, producing MECKIRRWKIEDTDDLSEALNNKKILDNLRDGIPFPYTPEDAKEYITTMLTADDEMVYAFAITIEDKAVGSIGIFRQTNIHSKTAELGYYIAEPYWGKGIGTSAVKQICDYVFQNTDIIRIFAEPFAHNTGSCRILEKCGFKCEGTLRKNAVKNGAVIDMKMYSIIQE from the coding sequence ATGGAATGTAAAATACGCCGATGGAAAATAGAAGATACAGATGATCTTTCGGAAGCTCTAAACAACAAAAAGATTCTTGATAATTTAAGAGATGGTATACCTTTTCCTTATACACCGGAAGATGCCAAAGAATACATTACTACAATGCTTACTGCAGATGACGAAATGGTGTATGCTTTTGCAATAACTATTGAAGACAAGGCAGTAGGCAGTATAGGCATATTTCGCCAGACAAATATACATTCAAAAACAGCCGAATTAGGATATTATATTGCAGAACCGTACTGGGGCAAAGGGATTGGAACAAGTGCGGTAAAACAAATATGTGACTATGTTTTTCAGAATACTGATATTATCAGAATTTTTGCAGAACCATTTGCCCATAATACGGGCTCATGCCGTATACTTGAAAAATGTGGCTTTAAATGCGAAGGCACTTTAAGAAAAAATGCAGTAAAGAATGGTGCTGTTATAGATATGAAAATGTATTCAATCATACAAGAATAA